From Pseudomonas hefeiensis, one genomic window encodes:
- a CDS encoding efflux RND transporter permease subunit: MILNLSALAVRERSITVFLIFLIAVAGTLAFFQLGRAEDPPFTVKQLTVITAWPGATAQQMQDQVAEPLEKRLQELKWYDRSETYTRPGLAFTMVSLVDRTPPSQVQEEFYQARKKLDDEATRLPAGVIGPMVNDEFADVTFALFALKAKGEPQRLLVRDAESLRQRLLHVAGVKKVNIIGEQAERIYVSFSHDRLATLGVSPQEIFAALNGQNLLTPAGSIETSGPQVVLRVDGAFDKLAKIRDTPLAIQGRTLKLSDVATVERGYEDPATFLVRNNGEEALLLGVIMREGWNGLDLGKALDAETTRINEGMPLGMTLTKVTDQAVNIDSAVGEFMVKFFVALLVVMLVCFLSMGWRVGVVVAAAVPLTLAIVFVVMAATGKNFDRITLGSLILALGLLVDDAIIAIEMMVVKMEEGYDRIKASAYAWSHTAAPMLSGTLVTAIGFMPNGFAQSTAGEYTSNMFWIVGIALIASWVVAVAFTPYLGVKLLPDIKPVEGGHAAIYNTRHYNRFRRILTRVIARKWWVAGTVVATFVVAILGMGLVKKQFFPTSDRPEVMVEVQMPYGTSIEQTSAATAKVEAWLQMQDEAKIVTAYIGQGAPRFYLAMAPELPDPSFAKIVVLTDSQEARETLKFRLREAVAEGLAPQARVRVTQLVFGPYSPFPVAYRVMGPDPSTLREIAGRVQDVMQASPMMRTVNTDWGPLTPTLHFSLDQDRLQAVGLTSNSVAQQLQFLLTGVPITAVREDIRSVQVVGRAAGDIRLDPAKIEGFTLVGTAGQRIPLSQVGEVDVRMEDPILRRRDRTPTMTVRGDIAEDLQPPDVSSAIIKQLQPIIDSLPDGYRIEQAGAIEESGKAGQAIVPLLPIMVALTLLIIILQVRSVSAMVMVFFTAPLGLIGVVPTLLIFQQPFGINALVGLIALSGILMRNTLILIGQIHHNAQEGLDPFHAVIEATVQRARPVLLTALAAILAFIPLTHSVFWGTLAYTLIGGTFVGTIMTLVFLPAMYSIWFKIHPDKQVQTETAGLA, from the coding sequence ATGATCCTCAATTTATCGGCGCTCGCAGTTCGCGAGCGCTCCATTACGGTGTTCCTGATCTTCCTGATTGCCGTCGCCGGTACCTTGGCGTTCTTCCAGTTGGGGCGTGCCGAGGACCCGCCGTTTACGGTCAAGCAGTTGACCGTCATCACTGCTTGGCCGGGCGCGACCGCCCAGCAGATGCAGGACCAAGTCGCCGAGCCGCTTGAAAAACGCCTGCAAGAACTGAAATGGTACGACCGCTCGGAAACCTACACCCGTCCAGGTCTGGCTTTCACCATGGTGTCACTGGTCGACCGCACGCCGCCCTCGCAAGTGCAGGAGGAGTTCTATCAGGCGCGCAAAAAACTCGACGATGAGGCCACCCGGCTGCCGGCGGGCGTCATCGGGCCGATGGTCAACGACGAGTTTGCCGATGTGACATTCGCGCTGTTCGCCCTCAAGGCCAAAGGCGAGCCGCAGCGATTGCTGGTGCGTGATGCTGAGTCGTTGCGCCAACGCCTGTTGCACGTTGCGGGCGTGAAGAAGGTCAACATCATCGGTGAGCAGGCCGAGCGAATCTATGTGTCGTTCTCCCATGATCGCTTGGCCACCCTGGGCGTCTCGCCCCAGGAGATCTTCGCCGCGCTAAACGGCCAGAATCTGCTCACGCCTGCTGGCTCGATCGAAACCAGTGGGCCGCAAGTCGTCCTGCGGGTGGATGGCGCCTTCGATAAGTTGGCGAAAATCCGCGATACACCGCTTGCGATCCAGGGGCGCACGCTGAAGCTCTCTGACGTCGCGACGGTCGAGCGCGGCTATGAAGATCCGGCTACTTTCCTGGTGCGCAATAACGGCGAAGAGGCCCTGCTGCTGGGGGTCATAATGCGCGAGGGCTGGAACGGCCTGGACCTGGGCAAGGCACTGGACGCGGAGACGACCAGGATCAATGAAGGCATGCCACTGGGCATGACGCTGACCAAGGTCACTGATCAAGCCGTGAACATTGACTCGGCCGTTGGTGAGTTCATGGTCAAGTTTTTTGTCGCGCTGCTGGTTGTCATGCTCGTTTGCTTTCTCAGCATGGGCTGGCGTGTAGGCGTTGTGGTCGCTGCCGCCGTACCGTTGACACTGGCGATAGTGTTTGTGGTGATGGCGGCCACCGGCAAGAACTTCGACCGGATCACCCTGGGTTCGCTGATCCTGGCGCTCGGGTTGTTGGTGGACGACGCGATCATCGCGATCGAGATGATGGTGGTGAAAATGGAGGAGGGCTACGACCGGATCAAAGCCTCCGCCTATGCCTGGAGCCACACTGCCGCGCCGATGCTGTCCGGTACGCTGGTGACGGCGATTGGCTTCATGCCCAACGGCTTTGCGCAATCGACCGCCGGCGAATACACCAGCAACATGTTCTGGATCGTCGGCATCGCCCTGATCGCCTCCTGGGTGGTCGCGGTGGCTTTTACCCCTTATCTTGGGGTGAAGCTATTGCCGGACATCAAGCCGGTCGAGGGCGGTCACGCGGCCATCTACAACACGCGTCATTACAATCGCTTTCGCCGGATTCTGACCCGTGTCATCGCGCGCAAATGGTGGGTGGCTGGCACCGTGGTCGCGACATTTGTCGTGGCGATTCTCGGCATGGGCCTGGTCAAGAAGCAATTCTTTCCGACCTCAGACCGACCCGAGGTGATGGTCGAGGTGCAGATGCCCTATGGAACCTCCATCGAGCAGACCAGCGCCGCCACTGCCAAGGTCGAGGCCTGGTTGCAAATGCAGGATGAGGCGAAAATTGTCACCGCCTATATCGGTCAAGGTGCGCCTCGCTTCTACCTGGCGATGGCGCCAGAGCTCCCTGACCCGTCCTTCGCCAAGATTGTGGTACTGACCGACAGCCAGGAAGCCCGTGAAACCCTCAAGTTCCGTCTTCGCGAAGCAGTCGCCGAAGGGCTCGCCCCGCAGGCGCGGGTACGTGTGACTCAACTGGTGTTTGGTCCGTATTCGCCATTCCCCGTGGCCTACCGGGTCATGGGCCCCGACCCGTCAACGTTGCGCGAGATCGCCGGCCGGGTACAAGACGTCATGCAAGCGAGCCCGATGATGCGGACCGTCAATACCGACTGGGGGCCACTGACGCCGACGCTGCATTTCAGTCTGGATCAAGATCGTTTGCAGGCGGTGGGACTGACCTCTAATTCCGTCGCCCAGCAGTTGCAGTTCCTGCTCACGGGGGTGCCGATTACGGCGGTTCGCGAGGACATCCGTTCGGTGCAGGTGGTCGGCCGCGCTGCGGGCGATATTCGACTCGATCCCGCCAAGATAGAGGGCTTTACCCTGGTGGGCACGGCGGGGCAGCGTATTCCGCTGTCCCAGGTCGGCGAGGTGGATGTGCGCATGGAGGACCCGATCCTGCGGCGGCGTGATCGCACGCCGACCATGACCGTGCGCGGCGACATTGCCGAAGACTTGCAGCCGCCAGACGTATCGAGCGCGATCATCAAGCAATTGCAGCCGATCATCGACAGCCTTCCTGACGGGTACCGGATCGAGCAGGCCGGGGCCATCGAGGAGTCGGGCAAGGCCGGTCAGGCGATCGTGCCGCTGCTGCCGATCATGGTTGCCCTGACGCTGCTGATTATCATCCTCCAGGTACGCTCGGTCTCGGCGATGGTCATGGTGTTCTTCACCGCGCCGCTGGGATTGATTGGTGTGGTGCCGACCTTGCTGATCTTCCAGCAGCCGTTTGGTATCAACGCCCTGGTCGGCCTGATCGCGCTCTCGGGCATTTTGATGCGCAATACGCTGATTTTGATTGGGCAAATCCACCACAACGCGCAAGAAGGGCTGGATCCGTTTCACGCGGTGATCGAGGCCACCGTGCAACGGGCCCGACCGGTGCTGCTGACGGCGCTGGCGGCCATCCTGGCATTCATCCCCCTGACACATTCCGTCTTCTGGGGGACGCTGGCCTACACACTGATCGGAGGGACCTTCGTCGGCACCATCATGACGCTGGTGTTTCTGCCGGCGATGTATTCCATCTGGTTCAAGATCCATCCTGACAAACAGGTCCAAACTGAAACAGCGGGGCTGGCGTAA
- the fabF gene encoding beta-ketoacyl-ACP synthase II, whose translation MMTAEGQKRIVVTGMGIVSPLGCAVEEVWQRLLAGRSGIRNLSGDITEGTGVAVGGQVPSLQEDAVAGYDPERFISAKDRKKMDRFIEFALVAADEALAQANWHPTEAADQERTATIISSGVGGFGAIADAVRTTDARGPRRLSPFTAPAFLANMAAGHVSIRHALKGPLGAPVTACAAGVQAIGDAARLIRSGEADIAICGGTEAAIDRVTLGCFAAARALSTGFAEHPQEASRPFDRDRDGFVMAEGAGLLVIESLEHALARGAKPLAELVGYGTSADAYHLTAGPEDGSGARRAMEQALRQAGVSPADVQHINAHATSTQVGDNGELAAIRSVFGADSGVAITSTKSATGHLLGAAGGIEAIFTVLALRDQVVPPTLNLLHPDEAAKGLDLVALNARKMPITHALSNGFGFGGVNASVLFRCWDAK comes from the coding sequence ATGATGACTGCCGAAGGTCAAAAGCGAATCGTCGTCACAGGCATGGGCATTGTCAGCCCCCTGGGCTGCGCAGTGGAAGAAGTCTGGCAGAGGTTGCTGGCAGGACGTTCCGGTATCCGTAACCTGTCTGGCGATATCACCGAAGGTACCGGCGTTGCGGTGGGCGGCCAGGTGCCGTCTCTGCAAGAGGATGCCGTTGCGGGGTATGACCCCGAGCGCTTCATCTCGGCCAAGGATCGCAAGAAGATGGATCGCTTCATCGAATTCGCCCTGGTCGCTGCCGATGAAGCCCTGGCCCAGGCCAACTGGCATCCGACTGAAGCGGCCGACCAGGAGCGGACCGCCACGATCATCTCGTCGGGCGTCGGTGGCTTTGGCGCAATTGCCGACGCTGTACGCACCACCGATGCGCGTGGGCCGCGCCGCTTGTCGCCCTTCACCGCGCCGGCCTTTCTCGCCAACATGGCGGCCGGACACGTTTCCATCCGGCATGCTCTCAAGGGGCCTCTGGGCGCGCCTGTAACGGCTTGTGCCGCCGGGGTGCAAGCCATTGGCGATGCGGCCAGGCTCATCAGAAGCGGTGAGGCGGATATCGCTATATGTGGCGGTACCGAAGCGGCGATAGACCGTGTGACCCTGGGCTGTTTTGCCGCAGCCCGCGCGCTGTCCACGGGCTTTGCCGAGCACCCGCAGGAGGCCTCGCGTCCCTTTGATCGCGATCGTGACGGCTTCGTCATGGCCGAAGGTGCCGGGCTGCTGGTGATCGAGTCGCTGGAGCATGCCCTGGCCCGTGGTGCCAAGCCCCTGGCGGAGCTGGTCGGTTATGGCACCAGCGCCGATGCCTATCACCTGACCGCAGGCCCGGAAGACGGCAGCGGCGCACGGCGCGCTATGGAGCAGGCTCTGCGCCAGGCGGGGGTTAGCCCTGCCGACGTGCAGCATATCAATGCCCACGCGACCTCCACACAGGTTGGCGACAACGGCGAGTTGGCAGCGATTCGCTCGGTATTCGGGGCTGACTCCGGCGTGGCTATCACCTCGACCAAGTCCGCCACCGGGCACCTGCTGGGGGCGGCGGGGGGCATTGAAGCGATCTTCACCGTGCTGGCGCTGCGTGATCAGGTCGTACCGCCCACGCTGAACCTGCTTCATCCCGACGAGGCCGCAAAGGGGCTCGATCTGGTCGCCCTGAATGCCCGGAAGATGCCGATCACCCATGCGCTCTCAAATGGATTCGGGTTCGGCGGCGTTAACGCCAGCGTTCTGTTTCGCTGCTGGGATGCTAAATAG
- a CDS encoding ABC transporter ATP-binding protein/permease, producing the protein MHTLRNFWRLARPFWASEEKYPALLLLLATVLMTLCLVGVNILTNFWNLHFYNALQALDYHGFLVGSLQFILLQIGTAAFTVGAFHFQQKLTIRWRRWATRNMLDQWLGSQRYQKLKLTETEVDNPDQRIAEDIDLFIVKSLKLSLGLLTSVVSLFSFLHILWQASSLVSVPFNDQSIIIPGLLVWVALVYALLGTGLAFWLGRALPSLNFMQQRREADFRFSLIRLRENADSVAQYRGEAVENERFNHRLEAALENFWALVKKQKLIMGYSTFYLRSATVIPMFIMAPQFFAGAFPLGRLTQISAAFGEVHAAIAYLVSVFPELSEWKSVIDRLIGFQERLDNVEVKSQVRLEQQTDGLDIKDLDIWLPNGRPLFTGFNLSLKPGDSLMIRAPSGYGKSTLIRTITGLWHHARGSSCYDRERALTLAQKPYLPLGSLREALWYPNPPRRDEDAALRQAMEQVGLQHLSDLLEQERDWAQTLSVGEQQRCAFVRALLARPTVLFLDESSSALDSTNEARCYQLLKDTLPETILISVGHNASLERFHWQVLELQSEARWVHRKVKQPV; encoded by the coding sequence ATGCACACACTCCGCAATTTCTGGCGTCTCGCGCGGCCTTTCTGGGCATCCGAGGAAAAGTACCCGGCCCTGTTGCTGCTGTTGGCCACTGTGCTGATGACCCTGTGCCTGGTCGGTGTCAACATCCTCACCAACTTCTGGAACCTGCATTTCTACAATGCCTTGCAGGCGTTGGATTACCACGGCTTCCTGGTGGGCAGCCTGCAGTTCATCCTGCTGCAGATCGGCACCGCCGCCTTCACCGTGGGCGCGTTCCACTTCCAGCAGAAGCTGACCATCCGCTGGCGGCGCTGGGCGACCCGCAACATGCTTGATCAATGGCTGGGCAGCCAGCGCTACCAGAAGCTGAAGCTGACCGAGACCGAGGTCGACAACCCCGATCAGCGGATCGCCGAAGACATCGACCTGTTCATCGTCAAGTCGCTCAAGTTGAGCCTGGGCCTGCTGACGTCGGTGGTGTCGCTGTTTTCCTTCCTGCATATCCTCTGGCAAGCCTCAAGCCTGGTCAGCGTGCCGTTCAACGACCAGTCCATCATCATTCCGGGACTGCTGGTATGGGTCGCTCTGGTGTATGCGCTTTTGGGCACCGGCCTGGCCTTCTGGCTGGGGCGCGCGCTGCCCAGCCTCAATTTCATGCAGCAGCGACGTGAAGCGGATTTTCGTTTCTCGCTCATCCGCCTGCGGGAGAACGCTGACTCGGTAGCGCAATATCGCGGCGAAGCCGTAGAGAACGAACGCTTCAACCACCGCCTGGAGGCGGCGCTGGAGAACTTCTGGGCGCTGGTGAAAAAACAGAAGCTGATCATGGGCTACTCGACCTTCTACCTGCGCAGCGCGACGGTCATCCCGATGTTCATCATGGCGCCACAGTTCTTTGCCGGCGCCTTTCCCCTCGGCCGCCTGACACAGATAAGCGCCGCCTTCGGCGAAGTGCACGCCGCCATCGCCTACCTGGTGAGCGTGTTCCCGGAGCTGTCGGAATGGAAGTCGGTGATCGACCGCTTGATCGGCTTCCAGGAGCGCCTGGATAACGTTGAGGTCAAGTCCCAGGTCAGGCTCGAACAACAGACCGACGGTCTCGACATCAAGGACCTGGACATCTGGCTGCCGAACGGCCGACCGTTGTTCACAGGTTTCAACCTGTCGCTCAAGCCCGGTGACAGCCTGATGATCCGCGCGCCGTCCGGCTACGGCAAATCAACGCTGATCCGCACGATTACCGGGCTTTGGCATCACGCTCGCGGCTCAAGCTGTTATGACCGTGAGCGTGCCCTGACGCTTGCGCAGAAACCCTATCTGCCGCTGGGCAGTCTGCGTGAGGCGCTGTGGTACCCCAACCCACCCCGTCGCGACGAAGATGCCGCGCTGCGCCAGGCCATGGAACAAGTCGGCCTGCAACACCTGAGCGATCTGTTGGAGCAGGAGCGAGACTGGGCGCAGACCCTCAGCGTCGGCGAACAGCAACGCTGTGCGTTCGTCAGGGCCCTGCTGGCCCGCCCCACGGTGCTGTTCCTCGACGAGAGCAGTTCGGCACTGGATTCAACCAACGAAGCGCGCTGCTATCAACTGCTCAAAGACACGCTACCAGAAACGATCCTGATCAGCGTCGGACACAATGCGTCGCTCGAGCGCTTCCATTGGCAAGTCCTGGAGCTGCAAAGCGAAGCACGGTGGGTGCATCGGAAGGTGAAGCAGCCGGTGTGA
- the fhuF gene encoding siderophore-iron reductase FhuF, which translates to MSQLADPVVLQPLLTRFALRYPGVNRAAVVSQWSMNYMSIVLPATLACVLTRRCAIEFWGEDALLLHDDGQPAALDLATGLSALDTDGRAVYWSRLIHEHLAPLFSTLAAAGGLAPKILWGNFVAIWDGAFARLDPDLSRDGFAEAHQWLEQVTVNNGRLKLRGLQRMVESPAPQICPCLPLRRHCCLHYQLHEPVEGQPPVLCESCPKLHRLPLAEQVSYLHYIYE; encoded by the coding sequence TTGAGCCAGCTTGCCGACCCTGTTGTACTGCAACCCTTGCTGACCCGGTTTGCCTTGCGTTACCCGGGGGTGAACCGCGCCGCCGTGGTTTCGCAGTGGTCGATGAACTACATGAGTATCGTCCTGCCGGCCACCCTGGCCTGTGTGCTGACGCGTCGCTGCGCGATCGAGTTCTGGGGCGAGGACGCATTGCTGTTGCACGACGACGGCCAACCGGCGGCGCTGGACCTGGCCACCGGACTGTCAGCCTTGGACACGGATGGCCGGGCGGTGTATTGGTCGCGGTTGATCCACGAGCACCTGGCGCCGCTGTTCAGCACATTGGCCGCTGCCGGTGGCCTGGCCCCGAAAATATTGTGGGGCAACTTCGTCGCCATCTGGGACGGGGCGTTCGCCAGGCTGGACCCCGACCTGTCCAGAGACGGCTTCGCCGAGGCGCACCAGTGGCTGGAACAGGTCACGGTGAACAACGGACGCTTGAAGTTGCGTGGCCTGCAACGCATGGTCGAATCACCGGCGCCGCAGATTTGCCCGTGCTTGCCATTGCGCCGGCACTGCTGCCTGCATTACCAACTGCACGAGCCGGTCGAAGGCCAACCGCCAGTGCTCTGCGAATCCTGCCCCAAGCTGCACCGCCTGCCGCTGGCGGAGCAGGTGAGCTATCTGCATTACATCTATGAGTAG
- a CDS encoding cyclic peptide export ABC transporter — protein sequence MDLLLLMAKRSWRALLVATLTGLICGLAAAGLIANINHSLEVFDKLRPVDGLLFAGLVVLVAVSRIISDISLLRLGQAAVNDMRLHLSAKLIDTPYAQLQRLGKHRLLAMLTDDTQTISQAVELVPILLVNVGIIAACLGYLGWLSMPLLGLTLLLIVLGSLSFHWPQRRALTSISRARELKDQLFNQYRLLTDGSKELQLNHPRRQHFFTRLLIPVSQQYRRDFVRGMSIYALVLNWGNAVFYMLIGVVLFAAPHFIDLSASLVTGYILAILYMITPLSELMHALPTLGRASVALNKIRALEGQMQTADETVDTISPTQVRSLVCRQVTHTYYREREDGHFTLGPIDLTLNAGEVVFITGGNGSGKTTLALLLTGLYRPESGEIMLDEQVSSSNDNHHYRQHFSAIFIDFCLFENLFDGDDPHLVKQAQDYLVHLQLDHKVQIEDGKLTTLALSTGQRKRLALLSAYLDDRPCYLFDEWAADQDPVFKHFFYTRILPDLRERGKLLIVISHDDAYFGLADRLIRIEHGKLSEVTVEADAPSVAQMLS from the coding sequence ATGGATCTGTTGTTACTCATGGCTAAACGCTCCTGGCGCGCACTGCTGGTGGCGACCCTGACGGGGTTGATCTGCGGCCTCGCGGCAGCCGGTCTGATCGCCAACATCAACCACAGCCTGGAGGTGTTCGATAAGCTGCGCCCGGTGGATGGCCTGCTCTTCGCCGGCCTGGTGGTGTTGGTCGCGGTGTCGCGGATCATCTCCGACATCAGCCTGTTGCGCCTGGGCCAGGCTGCGGTCAACGACATGCGCCTGCACCTGAGCGCCAAGCTGATCGACACGCCCTACGCGCAATTGCAGCGCCTGGGCAAGCATCGCCTGCTGGCGATGCTCACCGACGATACGCAGACCATCAGCCAGGCCGTGGAGTTGGTGCCGATCCTGCTGGTCAACGTCGGGATCATCGCCGCGTGCCTCGGCTACCTGGGTTGGCTCAGCATGCCATTGCTCGGTCTGACGCTGCTGCTGATCGTCCTGGGCAGCCTGAGCTTTCACTGGCCACAACGGCGGGCACTGACTTCGATTTCCCGTGCTCGCGAGCTCAAGGACCAGTTGTTCAATCAGTACCGCCTGCTCACCGATGGCAGCAAGGAACTGCAACTCAACCATCCGCGCCGGCAGCACTTCTTCACCCGCCTGCTGATACCGGTGAGTCAGCAATATCGTCGCGATTTTGTACGGGGCATGAGCATCTACGCCCTGGTCCTGAACTGGGGCAATGCGGTGTTCTACATGCTCATCGGCGTGGTGCTGTTCGCCGCGCCGCATTTCATCGACCTGAGCGCGAGCCTGGTTACCGGCTATATTCTGGCGATCCTCTACATGATCACGCCGTTGTCGGAGCTGATGCACGCCCTGCCGACCCTCGGCCGGGCCAGTGTGGCCCTGAACAAGATCCGCGCCCTGGAAGGCCAGATGCAAACCGCCGACGAGACCGTCGACACGATCTCGCCGACCCAGGTTCGCAGCCTGGTATGCCGCCAGGTCACCCACACCTACTACCGCGAGCGCGAGGACGGGCATTTCACCCTGGGTCCCATCGACCTCACCCTCAATGCCGGCGAAGTGGTGTTCATCACCGGCGGCAACGGCAGCGGCAAGACCACCCTGGCCTTGTTGCTGACCGGGCTGTACCGGCCGGAAAGCGGCGAGATCATGCTCGACGAGCAAGTGTCCTCGAGCAATGACAATCACCATTACCGGCAGCACTTCTCAGCGATCTTCATCGACTTCTGCCTGTTCGAAAACCTGTTCGATGGCGACGATCCACACCTGGTGAAACAGGCACAGGACTACCTGGTGCACCTGCAACTGGACCACAAGGTGCAAATCGAGGACGGCAAACTGACGACGCTGGCGCTGTCCACCGGGCAACGCAAGCGCCTGGCGCTGCTCAGTGCCTATCTGGATGATCGTCCCTGCTATTTGTTCGACGAATGGGCGGCCGACCAGGACCCGGTGTTCAAGCACTTCTTCTACACCCGGATCCTGCCGGACCTGCGCGAACGCGGCAAACTACTGATCGTCATCTCCCACGACGACGCCTACTTCGGCCTGGCCGACCGGCTGATCCGCATCGAACATGGCAAGCTCAGTGAAGTCACCGTCGAGGCCGACGCGCCGTCCGTGGCGCAAATGCTGTCTTGA